In Planococcus sp. MB-3u-03, the DNA window CCAACTGGGCGTCACCGTGGTGAAATTCCAGCTGGCACTCGAAGGCGTCACGCAAAATTACGAAACACTTGGCATCCATAAATCCGGCCGCCGCATTTCTTTGCGCATCACCCATATGCCAATCGTGACGGACGGGAAAGTCACAGGGGTTTACGGCATTGCCAAAGATATTTCAGCTGAAAAAAGAGCACTGGCCCTATTAGCGGAAAGTGAAGAGAAATACCGTTCACTGTTCGACTACAATTTAGATGCCGTCTTTGAAATGGATAAAGCCGGATGTTTCGTCAATGCCAATTCGATGACGGAGGAATTAAGCGATTACACACGCGACGAACTGATTGGACTTAATTTCAACCCGCTCATCGCTGAAAAACTTGAGCGCGTGCAAGGCTTTTTCGCCACGGCACTGTCAGGGGAAGCGGTCAATTTCGAACAGCGCATCAAACGGAAAGACGGGGACATCATCGAAGTCGATATCAATGCGGTGCCAAAACGCAGAAACGGTGAAATCGACGGCGTCTTCGCGATTGTCCGGGACATCACGGAGAAAAAAGCGAGCGAACAGAAAATCAATAATTTGGCGTTCACCGACCAGCTCACAGGGCTGCCGAACCGCCATTGGTTTTACCAGAACATCCGCGAAGTGCTTTCGAGAACAGAAGAACTTCACCAAAAAATCGCTGTCTTGCTTGTCGATTTCGACGATTTCAAAAGTGTTAACGACCTGCTCGGGCATTTCGGCGGCGACCAATTCCTGAAAATCGTAGCCAATCGCATCCATTCCTGCCTCGGTCCCAATGATGCAATTTCACGCTTTGGAGGCGATGAGTTCATTATCGTGTCGGAAAACACGACCGAACCACAAGCCCATGCGCTTGCCCAGACGATTCTCCAAGTGATGCGCGAACCGGTGCAATTGCTCGGCCAGGAATTTTCGGTGACGCTAAGCATCGGCATCGCTTTCCAGACCGGTTCAGAAAGTGACGGAGAAGAACTCATTAAAGAAGCCGATTTCGCGATGTATTCTGCAAAAGAAAACGGCAAAAATAATGTGCAAGTGTTCACCCACGAACTCGACAGCCAAATGACACGCAAAAGCCAAATGGAGCAGGCGCTGAAAAAAGCGCTCGATGAACAGCAATTCGCGCTTCATTACCAACCGCAAGTGAATTTGGCGAGCGGTGAAGTGATCGGCTATGAGGCGCTGCTGCGCTGGCAATCGCCATTCGGCAATGTACCGCCGTCTGAATTCATCCCGATTGCAGAAGAAACCGGCCTCATCGTGCCGATCGGGGAATGGGCGCTCCGCCAAGCCTGCCGTGACAGCAAGGAGTTCTGCGCACTTGGCCAGGCAGCGGAGAAAATTTCCGTCAATGTCTCGGCCCGCCAATTCAAGGATCCGGACTTCAGCGAAAAAGTGCGTGCCATCTTCGAACAGGAACAAGTCGACCCGGGACGCTTCGAAATCGAAATCACTGAAAGTGTCATGCTCGACATCGAACAGTCCGCACGCATCATCTGCGAGCTTAAAGAACTCGGCCTGCGCATTGCCATCGATGATTTCGGCGCCGGCTATTCTTCGCTGAACGTCGTGAAAAATATCGAAATTGATACCTTGAAAATCGATAAATCCTTGATCGATGAAGTGCTCATCAACCGGCGCAACCTGTTCATCCTCGCCGCCATCATCGAAGTCGGGAAAAACCTCGATGCCCGCATCGTCATCGAAGGCATCGAACTCGAAGAACAGGCAGAACTCTTGCAGCCCTTCGGCATTGTCGGCCAAGGCTATCTATTCAGCCGCCCGCTGCCGCCGGGAAGCCTTGACGCTTTTCTCAGCGAGTCTGATTACGTAGCAACAAGCACTGCAGCAAAGCTAATGGAATAATAAAAAGGCGCGCAGCTTATCCGGCTGCGCGCCTTTTTGTATCCAGTTAATCTTTGCGCGTGTATTTGCGCACTGCCGGCAAGATTTCAGTCGACAGTAACTCAAGATTGCGCTCAAGGCGCTCCATCGGCACACCGCCGAAATCCATTTGCGCAATATAGCGCTGATGGCCATAAAGTTCGTGCTGGTAAAGGATTTTCTCGATAATCTGCTGGGGGCTGCCGATATTCATGACGCTTTCTTTCGTCGCACCGTGCTGGAATGCTTCCTGTGGATAACCCCGGCCGTTGGTTTTGACCATGCCTTTATCCACATGTGGATAATATTCCGCAAGCGCCTGCTGAGTCGTTTCGGCGGCATTGAAGAATCCGGCCGTCGCAACCGGCAATTGCCCTGTGTCGTATCCTGCTTCTGTCGCGGCATTGCGGTAGGCATCGATGGTCATCTTGAACGTTTCCGCTGGTCCACCGAGCGTCGCGAGCATCATCGGCACACCCGCCTGGCCCGCTTTAACGGCGCTTGACGGATGTCCGCCGACCGCACGCCAAATCGGCAGTGAACCGTGTTCAGGACGCGGTAAAATTTGCGCATCTTTCAGAGATGTGCGGAAACGGCCGTTCCAATTGACGGTCTCCTGTTTGTTGATTTCAAGCAATAGCTTGAATTTCTCTTCATACAATTCCTCGTAATAGCGGATATCGTAACCAAGTAAATCGAACAGCCCGACACGCGATGCCCGCCCAGCGATGATTTCCGCACGTCCTTCCGAGATCAAATCGATCGTTGCGAAATCCTCGAAGACGCGCACCGGATCAGAGGTGGAGATAATCGTCGAAGAGCTTGAGATTTTGATTTTTTCAGTTGCCTGCGCGATTGCCGACAGGACGACCGAATGCGCTTGCGTAGCGAAATATTCCTGATGGCTTTCGCCGACACTGAAAAAGTCGACCCCTGCCTGTTCGGCGAGCTGCGCGAAACGGATGATCTCGCGGACCCGCTCCCCTTCCGATTGCCGTTTTCCTGTATGTGGGTCCGGCAGATGATCGCCGAGTGTATAGATGCCGAACTCGAGGCCGTTGTTCGGATTGATGCGGTATTGTTCCATGTTCTCCGTCCTTTCGCCTTGCGTTTTCCCAATCCTTTTCAGTATAACGGTACGCACGACGGTGTGGAAATCATTCATTCGGCTGAAAAGAGGGAGGAAAATAGGGTTCTTCTAGTGAAGTGTATATTAGTGAAAAACTTAAACTCGTTCTGGGCGGACGCTTTCCGCGGGCATGGCTTGAGCCTCCTCGGTCGCTACGAAAACCGTGTGCTTTCACATCTGCACAGCAGATGCGACGCAAATAAATGTGCTCAGCTTTGCTTCGTCCATTTATTTCCTGCGGGGTCTCCAGACTCATGTCGCTCCTTCGCTGTGCTCCGTCACTGCTCCCTTAGGAGTCGCCGCCCTCCATTCTTTAATCTCTAATATTCTATTCGTTGTAAAACAAACTCAAAGTTATAGCATTAGGAGGCCAATAGATGAAAAAATGGACAGCCGCCGCATTGGTGCTTGCAGGAATCCTGCTCGCTGCCGGATGTTCCGGCGATAACAACGAAGATACCGCAGAAAGCGAAACGGCTTCGAAAATCGATGGATTTTGGCAAGGCGCGATTGAAGTTCCAGGACAGCCGATCCCGTTTTCGATTGAATTTACTGAAGGCGAAGGCAGCTTGAGTATTCCGCTGCAAGGCATCGAAAACTATCCTTTGTCGACGGTTAAGTTTGATGATCCGGAAGTGGCTTTTGACACTACCATACAAGGCGAACGTTTGGTGTTCGAAGGAGCACTGAATACAGAAAAAATCACCGGCAACATGACGCAGCAAAACCAGAAATTCCCGTTTGAACTCGAGCGGGGCGAGAAAGAACAAGCCGCCGATCCCGAGAAAATTATCGAAACGGAAGTCGAGGGCGGCATGATGCAGGCGCTGGAAGAAATTCCTGATACGGACGGGCCACACCCCGCAGCGATCCTTATTGCCGGTTCTGGACCGACCGATAAAGACGGCAATTCGCTGACGCTCACCGGCAAAAACAATAGCTTGAAGATGCTCGCTGAAGAATTGAAAGCCAAGGACATCGCCGTCATCCGCTACGACAAACGCGGTGTCGGCGATAATGCGGCACTCGCGAAAAATGAGTCCGAGCTGCGCTTTGACGATTATGCGGAAGATGCCGCTGCCTGGATCCGCTTCGCTAAAGAAGACGAGCGCTTTACAGATATCGCGGTCATCGGCCATAGCGAAGGCGCGCTCGTCGGTCTCGTCGCAGCCAATCAAGAAGGTGTCGATTCCTATGTATCACTGACCGGCGTCGGACGAACAGCCGATGAGCTGTTAAGAGAACAGCTCAGTACTTTGCCGGCTGCACAACGGGAGGAAGCGGATGCGATTCTTGGACAACTCGCACAAGGCGAAACGGTGGATGACGTGAGCCCGGAACTGCAGCAAATCTTCCGGCCATCCGTTCAGCCGTACCTGCAGTCATGGATGGCGTATGACCCGATCGCACAAGTCGAAAAACTCGACGCCCAGACATTGTTTGTCGGCGGCACACGTGATTTGCAAGTGCCGGCACGGGATGCGGAACTGCTGCACGAAGCGAAATCCGGTTCCGAACTATTGATTGTCGACGGCATGAACCACGTATTGAAACCCGTACCTGATGACCAGCAAGCCAATATGGCAGCTTATGCCGACCCCGAACTGCCGCTTGCAGACGGTCTGGTGGACAGAATTGCGGAGTTCTTGAAAAACTAATCACATGCACCGGGCTTCCCTTTAAAAATAACCATAAAAAATCCGGCTGAACTTTTCGGTTCAGCCGGATTTTTTTATTGGTCCATCAAGCGCTTTTTATAAAGGATAAACGAAATAATGGTCAACACCACTGCCCATACCGAGATGATGACAAGCGGTCTGGCGAGTTCCCCAGCAGCCGCTCCAACTTCCATCGCCACGAGCAACTCACTCAATTGGCTGCTCGGTAAATAGCGCAGCACTTCCAAAAACGGATACTGTTCTTCAAAGGCCAACGCAAACGGCCCGGCTGTAAAGATGATCAGCACCGGAAAAACCGATAGCGAGGCTTCCAGCAAAGTCTTTGAGTACAAGCCGCAAATCGTCCCAATCGCTGTATAAAGCAAGATGGAAATCCCGAGCGCCGCCGCCAGCAGCATCACATTCGAGGTCTCGTAACCGAATAAGTAGGTGGTGAACGCCAGGACAGCCGCTGAAATAAGGAAGACGAGCGCACTTTTTCCGATCAGCACATCGAGCATCGAGGCCGGGGTCATCATGAGCGAACGCAGCGTATTGCGCTCTTTCTCCTCCGCGATCAAGCACGCCTGCACGAAACTGGTGAGCATCGCCAGAGAAAAGTTCAGGATGAACGCATAGATCACTGCCTGATCACCCGCTTCCGTCCGGTACAGGAGCGCAAAGACGATCGGGAACACGATCATGATCGACACCGCATAATTTCTTGAGAACTCTTTGTAATCTTTGATGAAAATGGCTTGGATGCGCTTCAATGACACGTTCATACCAATTCACTCCCCGTCAGTTTAATAAAAATATCGCCAAGGCTCAGCTCATTTGTGTACATGCGGTCGATTTTCCCGCTGCTCATCCACCCGGCGATGGCCGCTGCCGAACTTTCGTCCATCGACAGGCGCTCTTTCTGCCCTGTAGTCAATTCCACGGTCAAAGTGCCGTCTCGATGCGTTTTTTTCAATTCATCCGGGGCCCCGATCGCACGGATCTCCCCTTTATGCAAAATCGCCACGCGTTCACACAGCGATTCCGCTTCCGTCATATCATGGGTCGTTAAAAAGATCGTCGTCCCCCGTTCATTCAAATAGCGCAAGCCTTTATGGATATGCGCTGTGTTGACCGGGTCGAGCGCGGACGTCGGCTCATCCAAAAACAGCAGTTCCGGCTCGTGGATGATCGCGCACGCCAAGGTGACGCGCTGGCGCATCCCTTTCG includes these proteins:
- a CDS encoding alpha/beta hydrolase, with protein sequence MKKWTAAALVLAGILLAAGCSGDNNEDTAESETASKIDGFWQGAIEVPGQPIPFSIEFTEGEGSLSIPLQGIENYPLSTVKFDDPEVAFDTTIQGERLVFEGALNTEKITGNMTQQNQKFPFELERGEKEQAADPEKIIETEVEGGMMQALEEIPDTDGPHPAAILIAGSGPTDKDGNSLTLTGKNNSLKMLAEELKAKDIAVIRYDKRGVGDNAALAKNESELRFDDYAEDAAAWIRFAKEDERFTDIAVIGHSEGALVGLVAANQEGVDSYVSLTGVGRTADELLREQLSTLPAAQREEADAILGQLAQGETVDDVSPELQQIFRPSVQPYLQSWMAYDPIAQVEKLDAQTLFVGGTRDLQVPARDAELLHEAKSGSELLIVDGMNHVLKPVPDDQQANMAAYADPELPLADGLVDRIAEFLKN
- a CDS encoding ABC transporter permease, with protein sequence MNVSLKRIQAIFIKDYKEFSRNYAVSIMIVFPIVFALLYRTEAGDQAVIYAFILNFSLAMLTSFVQACLIAEEKERNTLRSLMMTPASMLDVLIGKSALVFLISAAVLAFTTYLFGYETSNVMLLAAALGISILLYTAIGTICGLYSKTLLEASLSVFPVLIIFTAGPFALAFEEQYPFLEVLRYLPSSQLSELLVAMEVGAAAGELARPLVIISVWAVVLTIISFILYKKRLMDQ
- a CDS encoding ABC transporter ATP-binding protein — encoded protein: MNAISVQNIQKAFGGNMALKNVSFEIPKGEIFGFLGPSGSGKTTLLKILTAQLEATDGHAAVMEMPSRMMQKTAQKRRFGILTDNSGLYERLSIEENLDVFRRLYDLPKSSIDQVLHFVNLNADRKKRVSVLSKGMRQRVTLACAIIHEPELLFLDEPTSALDPVNTAHIHKGLRYLNERGTTIFLTTHDMTEAESLCERVAILHKGEIRAIGAPDELKKTHRDGTLTVELTTGQKERLSMDESSAAAIAGWMSSGKIDRMYTNELSLGDIFIKLTGSELV
- a CDS encoding bifunctional diguanylate cyclase/phosphodiesterase; translated protein: MPLEFARLVFMAFSVLTAIAASYIALLLIGRIADRSRTHPLWWVGGSSLVFGTGIFSMHFIGILTHHSAAPVQYDPILLSISLLGAIGAAFPAFYVLRSSHPPKSHLYFSGFAIGFGVLFMHYIGNAAAQVSGTPQFHLLPLLLSIVVAFGFSIAALRIFSRNRKRPDSPGRKLLSAMILGVAISAVHYIGMLAVSYSTSATGPASFTNMGLAFVVSALILLLLAIAGYLAYLDRKQLINEQRYLKKIRESERRFRRLAEISPEAIAIHSGGKLLYVNEACLQMFDEPDAEKLIGTAVLDYVHPNYRDIAESRIASMNQGLSTPPAEQLWVTPKGSVHEVEVTGMGIEFEGEAAVQLLIRDITIQKKVARELEYNRQRYESLFQNNPDGIFSMDADGNLIDINSSFEHLFGYSKTEITETPLSELIEECQLGVTVVKFQLALEGVTQNYETLGIHKSGRRISLRITHMPIVTDGKVTGVYGIAKDISAEKRALALLAESEEKYRSLFDYNLDAVFEMDKAGCFVNANSMTEELSDYTRDELIGLNFNPLIAEKLERVQGFFATALSGEAVNFEQRIKRKDGDIIEVDINAVPKRRNGEIDGVFAIVRDITEKKASEQKINNLAFTDQLTGLPNRHWFYQNIREVLSRTEELHQKIAVLLVDFDDFKSVNDLLGHFGGDQFLKIVANRIHSCLGPNDAISRFGGDEFIIVSENTTEPQAHALAQTILQVMREPVQLLGQEFSVTLSIGIAFQTGSESDGEELIKEADFAMYSAKENGKNNVQVFTHELDSQMTRKSQMEQALKKALDEQQFALHYQPQVNLASGEVIGYEALLRWQSPFGNVPPSEFIPIAEETGLIVPIGEWALRQACRDSKEFCALGQAAEKISVNVSARQFKDPDFSEKVRAIFEQEQVDPGRFEIEITESVMLDIEQSARIICELKELGLRIAIDDFGAGYSSLNVVKNIEIDTLKIDKSLIDEVLINRRNLFILAAIIEVGKNLDARIVIEGIELEEQAELLQPFGIVGQGYLFSRPLPPGSLDAFLSESDYVATSTAAKLME
- a CDS encoding LLM class flavin-dependent oxidoreductase, which encodes MEQYRINPNNGLEFGIYTLGDHLPDPHTGKRQSEGERVREIIRFAQLAEQAGVDFFSVGESHQEYFATQAHSVVLSAIAQATEKIKISSSSTIISTSDPVRVFEDFATIDLISEGRAEIIAGRASRVGLFDLLGYDIRYYEELYEEKFKLLLEINKQETVNWNGRFRTSLKDAQILPRPEHGSLPIWRAVGGHPSSAVKAGQAGVPMMLATLGGPAETFKMTIDAYRNAATEAGYDTGQLPVATAGFFNAAETTQQALAEYYPHVDKGMVKTNGRGYPQEAFQHGATKESVMNIGSPQQIIEKILYQHELYGHQRYIAQMDFGGVPMERLERNLELLSTEILPAVRKYTRKD